Genomic window (Chitinophagales bacterium):
AAATTTTTAAATATATAATTTTATTATTTATATATTTAAAAAACAAAAGAAACAGCTTTACACTTGAGTCTTCATTTTTATATGTCGATATTTTTTAATATCTTCACTACTATTAAAAATTATAATTATGAAAAACTTGTTTTATCTACTAGCGTTTTTAATGATTGTCTCTTGTTCTAACTATGGTGAAAAAATAGTAGTTGACAAAACTGAAATTTACTATAAAGATGGTGTAACTAAAGAGCAAGCGGAAACACTAGGGAAATATTTACAAAAAGCAGAGTTTACGGACGATAATGAAAAATCTGTTCAGCTAACAAAAAATGCAGACAATAATCACCTTATATTTAGAATGGTTGTAGATGAAGCGTATGCTAATGACAAGCAATACGATGCAATGTATAAAAGTTTTGCACGCAATCTTTCTGCTGCGTTAAATCAACCAGTAGATTTTGAAATTTGCGACAATAGTTTTACTACTTTAAAAACTTTTAAAGCAGATGATATATCTAAACTTGTAAATGTTGGCAATACTGAGTTATTGTATACTAAAAATATTTCTGAAGAGGAATTGAATAGTATGATTGCTCATTTAGAAGAAAGCAATAAAAGTGAAGATGTGCCAATGACAATAGAATTGGATAAACAAAACGACACTATTATTTATAGAATGGTAGTAAAAGAAAGTTACTTGAATGATGCATCTTATGAAGCAATATTTAAAAACTATGGAACACTACTTTCAAGAGAAGTTTTTAATGGCACACCATTACAAGCAGAAATGTGTAATGATATGATGCAAACAGTGAAAGTTGTTCGGTAATACATCATATAAAAATCAATATTATCAAAAGGAAATCTATAGTAAAATCAGAATAAAAAGTCATATATTTATAGTATGAGTTATTCGTTAGATTTTCGCAAACAAGTATTTAAAATAAAATTAGAAGAAGGTTTAACCTTTCAACAAACAAAATTTATTATTATTTTTGACAACAGAATTAAAATTTAAAACAACTCAACTTTTTAACTTTACACACTTCTTGGGATACTGCTGTCAGTCTAGATTTAAATCCAATAGAAAAGAAATGGACACGAGTCAAATAGCTAAAAAAAATTAAGATGTAACCCTTACTGAGTTATTACTCTCAAACTTATGACCAATTATAATGATTTGACATAACTGTTCAACTAAAACACTTAAGGGAGTAATATAGTGTTACTCCCTTAAATTTGTTTCTAAACATTGTGACTTTTTTATATCTTCCTCTCTCCTTCTTAGAATGGGCAGTCTCTACATGGGTTGACTTGCATATCAAATCTTTGTAGTGATTTGAAGTCGTAGCCACCACCTACTATTCTAAACTCTGTTCTTCTGTTTCTTTGGTGTTCGTACTCGCTACATGGTACACCATCGGTACAGCCGTTCACTGGTTGTGTTTCGCCGTATCCTTTGGCTTGTAGTCTGTTTTTTTGTATGCCTCTTGCTATTAACCAGTTCACTACACTCTGTGCTCTGCGTTGCGATAGCTTGATGTTATAATCATACGGTGCTCTTGAGTCGGTATGTGAGCCAATTTCTACTATCACACTTGGGTTCTCTTGCATGAAGCTGAGTAACTTGTTTAAGTCGCCTTCACTCTCTTCTCTTATGTACCACTTGTCAAAGTCATAGTATATGTCTTTTAACACGATTGTATACTGTTGTTCCATCTGGATAGCTGA
Coding sequences:
- a CDS encoding OmpA family protein; this encodes MLKDIYYDFDKWYIREESEGDLNKLLSFMQENPSVIVEIGSHTDSRAPYDYNIKLSQRRAQSVVNWLIARGIQKNRLQAKGYGETQPVNGCTDGVPCSEYEHQRNRRTEFRIVGGGYDFKSLQRFDMQVNPCRDCPF